A stretch of the Archangium violaceum genome encodes the following:
- a CDS encoding IS3 family transposase (programmed frameshift), producing MERRKRRSFTPEFRAEAVRLVREGSKSLPQVAKDLDLTESALRNWVREADGGDGKESAGALSTAEREELVRLRKEVRHLEMERDFPKKSGGLLREGDLEVKFEFIDAEKAHFPVDFMCEQLGVSRSGYYAWKERPESARDKADRALAEEVTRIHRDSRGTYGSPRVHAELRARGQRVSRKRVARLMNEHDIAARKRRRFVRTTDSRHNQPVAPNILERNFSPGQPNSTWATDITYVGTGQGWLYLAVVMDLFSRKVVGWSMSENIDRHLVLNALDMALEGRQPPQGLLHHSDRGSQYASTDYQQALAARGIQCSMSRKGNCWDNAVVESFFSSLKQELVYTTAFATHEQARLALFEYIEVFYNRQRRHSSLGYVSPVDFELAPLPQKLAS from the exons ATGGAGCGAAGGAAGAGGCGGAGTTTCACCCCGGAGTTCAGGGCCGAGGCGGTCCGACTGGTGCGCGAGGGCAGCAAGAGCCTGCCCCAGGTGGCCAAGGACTTGGACCTGACCGAGTCAGCCCTGCGCAACTGGGTGCGCGAGGCCGACGGAGGCGATGGCAAGGAGTCGGCAGGTGCACTCTCCACGGCCGAGCGGGAGGAGTTGGTGCGGCTGCGCAAGGAGGTGCGTCATCTGGAGATGGAGCGCGACTTCC CTAAAAAAAGCGGCGGCCTTCTTCGCGAAGGAGACCTCGAGGTGAAGTTCGAGTTCATCGACGCGGAGAAGGCCCACTTCCCTGTGGACTTCATGTGCGAGCAGCTGGGTGTGTCGCGCTCGGGCTACTACGCCTGGAAGGAGCGCCCGGAGTCCGCGCGGGACAAGGCGGACCGGGCCCTGGCCGAGGAGGTGACGCGGATACATCGCGACAGCCGCGGCACGTACGGCAGTCCTCGCGTCCACGCGGAGCTGCGTGCCCGGGGGCAGCGCGTGAGTCGAAAGCGTGTGGCCCGGCTCATGAACGAGCACGACATCGCTGCTCGCAAGAGACGGCGCTTCGTGCGCACGACGGACTCCCGCCACAACCAGCCCGTTGCCCCCAACATCCTCGAGCGCAACTTCTCCCCCGGCCAGCCCAATAGCACCTGGGCCACGGACATTACCTACGTGGGGACGGGGCAGGGCTGGCTCTACCTGGCCGTCGTCATGGACCTCTTCTCTCGCAAGGTGGTGGGCTGGTCCATGAGCGAGAACATCGACCGGCACCTGGTGCTCAACGCCCTGGACATGGCCCTCGAGGGACGCCAGCCACCGCAGGGGTTGTTGCACCACTCGGACCGGGGCAGCCAGTACGCCAGCACCGACTACCAGCAGGCACTGGCTGCTCGGGGCATCCAATGCAGCATGTCGCGCAAGGGCAACTGCTGGGACAACGCCGTGGTGGAGAGCTTCTTCAGCAGCTTGAAGCAGGAGCTCGTCTACACCACCGCCTTCGCCACGCACGAGCAGGCCCGGCTGGCCCTCTTCGAATACATCGAGGTCTTCTACAACCGCCAGCGGCGGCACTCCTCGCTGGGCTACGTCAGTCCAGTGGATTTTGAGCTTGCGCCCTTACCGCAGAAGTTGGCATCTTAA
- a CDS encoding GNAT family N-acetyltransferase has translation MTEPSTPSGSTGPSVMGWREATPADDDRIVSLCEALNREDPGPDPVNAQQILRTLATLRAQPTRGRTVVLDTSRGLASGYAFLIAFWSNELGGEVCVIDELFIEPAARGRGHGTRLVEGVRSGALFGKIPVAVELEVRPANTRALSLYHRLGFRPIETMRLRLTGSVDSRGSTPTSS, from the coding sequence ATGACCGAGCCATCAACCCCGAGCGGCTCGACAGGGCCCTCTGTGATGGGCTGGCGCGAGGCAACGCCTGCGGATGACGACAGGATCGTCAGCCTGTGCGAGGCCTTGAACCGCGAAGATCCAGGGCCTGATCCCGTCAATGCTCAGCAGATCCTCCGCACGCTCGCCACGCTGCGGGCGCAACCTACGCGCGGCCGCACGGTCGTCCTCGACACCAGCAGGGGTCTGGCTTCCGGTTATGCCTTTCTCATCGCGTTTTGGTCGAATGAGCTCGGGGGAGAGGTCTGCGTGATTGACGAACTCTTCATCGAGCCGGCGGCGCGGGGGCGTGGCCACGGCACGCGCCTTGTGGAAGGCGTTCGCTCAGGCGCTCTGTTTGGAAAGATTCCTGTTGCGGTGGAACTCGAGGTCCGCCCCGCGAACACTCGCGCACTGTCGCTCTATCATCGCCTCGGTTTCCGCCCTATAGAGACGATGCGCCTCCGCCTCACTGGAAGCGTAGATTCCAGAGGGAGCACGCCCACGAGCTCGTAG
- a CDS encoding gamma-glutamyltransferase family protein produces MNAARSIVYARHGMVASAHPLATRIGTDILASGGSAIDAAIAANAALGFLEPMSCGIGGDLFAIIWDPKTQRIYGLNASGRAPRAIVPARIPAGPDGEMLPRTPYTWTVPGAVDGWVELHRRFGRRPLSEVLAPAIQAADAGAPVPRVIAAAWERESLPVHHLPGFAATFLPGGRPPREGEIFRNAALARTYRAIAERGRAGFHEGPVAAAIDAFSRQVGGYLNEEDLSLHRSEWVEPICTSYRGTELWELPPNSQGITALQMLNILKALDLRGCSRDTPDFWHELVEVKKLAFEDRARFIADPAFARDPTAYLLSWDHARELAARVDMTTAAQGQQPYHPRLRVGDTTVVAAADEEGAMISLLQSNYEDFGSGYVVEECGFALQNRGAQFDLRPGRANSLAPGKRPFHTLMPALVTRDGQPWIAFGLMGGDMQPQGHVQVLVNLLDCGMDLQEAGDAPRCYHTDSAEPTGLVTMGGGTLALEPGISEDIRRELVRRGHRVREAATHAFGGYQAVARSPTTGVFAGATESRKDGCAMGY; encoded by the coding sequence ATGAACGCTGCGCGCTCGATTGTCTATGCCCGCCATGGGATGGTGGCTTCGGCGCACCCGCTGGCCACCCGGATTGGCACCGATATCCTGGCGAGCGGCGGAAGCGCGATCGATGCAGCAATTGCGGCCAACGCGGCGCTGGGTTTCCTCGAGCCAATGTCCTGCGGCATCGGTGGAGACCTGTTTGCCATCATCTGGGACCCGAAGACACAGCGCATTTACGGCCTCAACGCCTCAGGCCGGGCGCCGCGGGCCATCGTGCCCGCCCGAATACCAGCGGGACCGGATGGCGAGATGCTCCCGCGCACGCCCTACACCTGGACGGTGCCCGGGGCGGTCGATGGGTGGGTCGAGCTGCATCGCAGGTTCGGCAGACGGCCACTTAGCGAAGTCCTGGCCCCGGCCATCCAGGCGGCCGATGCGGGAGCGCCTGTGCCTCGAGTGATTGCCGCCGCCTGGGAACGAGAGTCGCTGCCGGTACACCACCTACCCGGGTTCGCCGCAACCTTCCTCCCAGGTGGCCGACCTCCACGAGAAGGGGAGATCTTCAGGAATGCCGCGCTTGCGAGGACCTATCGTGCCATCGCTGAGCGTGGCAGGGCGGGCTTCCATGAGGGCCCCGTTGCGGCCGCGATCGACGCGTTCTCACGGCAGGTGGGTGGGTATCTGAACGAGGAGGATCTCTCCCTGCATCGTTCCGAGTGGGTCGAGCCCATCTGCACCAGCTACCGAGGAACGGAGCTATGGGAGCTACCCCCCAACAGTCAGGGAATCACCGCCCTACAGATGCTGAATATCCTCAAGGCGCTGGACCTGAGGGGGTGCTCCCGTGACACTCCAGACTTCTGGCATGAGCTGGTGGAGGTAAAGAAGCTGGCGTTCGAGGATCGTGCACGTTTTATCGCGGACCCCGCCTTCGCAAGAGATCCGACAGCCTACCTGCTCTCCTGGGACCATGCTCGCGAGCTTGCGGCCCGTGTCGACATGACCACTGCCGCGCAAGGCCAGCAGCCGTATCATCCGCGGCTCCGGGTAGGCGACACGACAGTTGTCGCGGCTGCGGATGAGGAAGGAGCGATGATCTCCCTCCTTCAGAGCAACTATGAGGATTTTGGCTCTGGGTACGTCGTCGAGGAGTGTGGCTTCGCGCTTCAGAACCGCGGCGCACAGTTCGACCTGCGGCCTGGCCGGGCGAACTCACTGGCGCCCGGGAAACGCCCCTTCCACACCCTCATGCCCGCGCTGGTTACGCGCGATGGGCAGCCCTGGATTGCGTTCGGCCTCATGGGTGGTGATATGCAGCCTCAAGGACACGTGCAGGTGCTCGTCAACCTGCTGGATTGCGGGATGGACCTGCAAGAGGCAGGCGATGCTCCACGTTGCTACCACACCGACTCCGCGGAGCCTACCGGCCTGGTCACGATGGGTGGCGGCACCCTGGCCCTTGAGCCAGGCATTTCGGAGGACATCCGGCGGGAGCTTGTCCGGAGGGGGCACCGGGTTCGTGAAGCCGCGACGCATGCCTTCGGTGGCTACCAGGCTGTCGCACGCTCTCCGACCACCGGCGTCTTCGCCGGTGCCACCGAGTCACGCAAAGACGGTTGCGCAATGGGGTACTGA
- a CDS encoding histone deacetylase family protein: MEYTDSRSANVALVTHRACLTHQPPDGHPESADRLRVLLHYLSTPEFASLIRVSAPRATREQLARAHTLEYVDSVLSIRPRRGTNVRIDPDTSMSSGSAEAALRAAGGAIAAVDLIMAGKVRSAFVAVRPPGHHAGPSRAMGYCLFNNVAVAARHARACWGLGRVAIADFDAHHGNGTQAILADDPAFFYASSHQYPCFPGTGRELQRGLTGNVACVPLIPNSTGAHFRAAWKEIILPALDRFAPELLILSAGFDAHAADPAAHLQLAAQDFAWLTTELVRIASAHGRGRIVAVLEGGYHHGALATSVIAHIRALMGSDLPSR, translated from the coding sequence ATGGAATACACCGACTCACGGTCGGCGAACGTCGCTCTCGTCACGCATCGCGCGTGTCTCACCCACCAGCCCCCCGACGGGCATCCGGAGAGCGCCGATCGTCTCCGGGTCTTGCTGCATTACCTGAGTACCCCCGAGTTTGCGTCACTGATTCGCGTTTCGGCGCCCCGAGCGACGCGAGAGCAGCTCGCTCGAGCTCATACGCTTGAGTATGTGGACTCGGTCCTCTCGATACGACCGCGGCGCGGTACCAACGTGCGCATTGACCCTGACACCTCGATGAGCAGCGGGAGCGCCGAGGCTGCACTGCGCGCCGCTGGCGGCGCCATCGCGGCGGTGGACCTCATCATGGCTGGCAAGGTTCGCTCGGCATTCGTAGCGGTACGGCCCCCGGGGCATCATGCCGGGCCCTCCCGGGCTATGGGGTACTGTCTCTTCAACAATGTCGCGGTGGCGGCGCGCCATGCACGCGCATGCTGGGGCCTTGGCCGGGTGGCGATCGCGGATTTCGACGCACATCACGGGAATGGCACGCAGGCCATCCTTGCCGATGACCCGGCCTTCTTCTACGCCTCGAGCCATCAGTACCCATGCTTTCCCGGGACGGGGCGCGAGCTGCAGCGCGGCCTCACGGGCAACGTGGCCTGCGTTCCGCTGATTCCGAACTCGACGGGGGCGCACTTCCGCGCCGCCTGGAAGGAAATCATCCTTCCCGCCCTGGACAGGTTTGCGCCGGAATTGTTGATTCTATCCGCCGGTTTCGACGCACATGCCGCCGATCCCGCGGCTCATCTGCAGCTTGCCGCACAAGATTTCGCCTGGCTCACGACTGAGCTCGTCCGCATCGCGTCCGCACATGGGCGTGGGCGTATCGTCGCGGTGCTCGAAGGTGGCTATCACCATGGTGCGCTGGCGACGTCCGTCATCGCGCATATCCGGGCACTGATGGGGAGCGACTTGCCTTCACGCTGA